The Chloroflexota bacterium genomic sequence TTTGTTGGCCGATTCGCCGCAGCCTGAGCATGTGCTGCAACAAGCCAAAGAGTTTCGCTATGGCCGTGGTTGTGTTCAAATTCATTTGGCGTTGAATGAGCCGCCACGTTGGCCTGATGCGCGTTTCAATCGAATTGGTCAACCACATTTAACCGATGGCCTGAATCAATGCACGTTGGCCGTGGCCCAAGCGATGGCGGGCTTATTGCCAATCAATCCAACCTTTACCGTCGATTGCCCAACCAACCTTGACCCAACTCGTGCGCCAGCAGGCAAAGCAATTATGCGACTCCAAGTGCTTGAAGTGCCATGCCGCCCAGTTGGCGATGCCGCCGGACAGATCGCTGTTGGTGATGGTTCTTGGACGGGCGATTTGACCAAACGTTTTGTTGAGCGGATTTTGGCAATTGTTGAGCGGCATATTCCCAATATTCCATCGAGCGTTGTCGGCTTACACGCAGTTACACCAACCAGTTTAGCCCAATTCAGCCCCAATCTTGGGCCTGGCGATCCCTACGGCGGGGCACACGATTTAGCCCAAAGCTATCTATTGAGTCCTTTGCCCGCCCAACCTAGCCATCGCACGCTGGTTCCGAATATCTTCATGCTGGGAGCAGCAACATGGCCAGGCCATGGGATTAATGGCGGTTCTGGCTATATCGTGGCGAAGCAGCTTTTAGGCTAATTCAATTGGCGGCGCTGGCGTTGCCAACTAATGCCATGCCAAACTGCCCGTAAACAGGCCAACCAAGCGATTCCGCCAATCCAGCCTGCGCTAATATCGGTCGGATAATGCACCGCGAATACAACCCGTGATGTGCCGATCAACACTGCCATGGCTGCCAACCCAATAATAATCCCCCAACGCCGTGATTGGGTATGGCCATAACTGAGAGCTATGGCCATACTGCCATACCAAGCTGCGGCAGCCATGGCATGGCCACTGGGGAAGCTGTAGGTGCTAATCTGGTAAGCTGGCTCGAAGATGCTAGGGCGTGGCCGGGCAAAGCCCTGCTTGAGCAAGGTCATCCAAATGGCCGCGCCAAGCAGGGCCAAAACGATTACGCTCAGGCGACTGCGCCATGCTGTTGGCTTGCGTCGATAGAGCCAATAGCCGACAATTAATGTTTGCAATGCTAAACCGTAGAGCGTGCCAAGCCATGTCGCGAGGTGAAAAATGGGGTTGAGGTAGGGCAACTGAGTGCGCAGCCAAAAACCACCAGCCAAGCCCGCCCGATCAAATTGGCTAATTTCAGGATTGATCAGGCTGGTCAGCCACCAAAAGATTGCAATTAATCCAAGGGTGGCGGCACTCGAAATGAGCAATGCCCGCAAACCATTGAATGTCGTTTCGGAAAGATCGGGTTGCCAACGTGGCTTGGTTGGTGCTTGTTGCATGGTTTCAGGAGCTCCATTATTGATTAAGCAATTGGCCCAACTGGCTGATTGCTGCATCGGCTGAAGCTAGCACCAGTGGTTTAGCGCGTAAACGAGAGCCAATCCAGATCGGCGATTGAACCAGAGTCATTTGCCCGCCAGACCACATACACATCACGCGTGCCAGTTGTGGCATTGCTGAGATTGAAACTGAGCGTTTGGAAATTGTCCCAGCCGCCTGTTCCATTCATGCCTGGGCTTGCCAGCAATGAGCCGGTTGGGCTATCAAGCCGCACTTCGAGCACATAAGCTGTGGTACGTGGCGAACTGTAACGCAAGACAACTTGTTGCGGGCGAGTATTTGCAAAATTCACGCCACTAAGTTTAATCCAATCGCCAGTGTTAGAATAACCGACTTTGGCTCCGCCACTGGCTACTCCTGAATTAACGATTTGCAAGCCATTTTGGCCATTAAAACTTTCGGCTTCAATTCGGCTGTAAGCATCGCGCCCGCTTGCTGGTGGAGTTGGGGTGGCGCTTGGCTGCGGCTGATTCGGCGTGGCACTTGGCTGTGGCGTGCCACCGCAGCGCGTGCTAAAGCCGCGATTGCTCAAATTGGTGCAAAATGTTTGGCGAGCTTGGCTATAGTCGGTTAGTTGGGCGTTATTGAACCAATTGGCATCGTAGGGGAATTCAAAGCCACTTTGGCCATAGTAGCCATCCCAGCCATAGCGCATGTCGATGTTCATGTAGACAATTGCCTTGACCACGCCGCTTAAATTGTGGCTGCCCTCTTGATTGGGCAATGGCCCGTTATAACTCATCAAGCCAAACATGCGTTGCACCCAGGTTGTGACCATGGCATCGGCTTCGGTGCCATTGCTATTCTGGCCTGGCGCAAAATTCATGGGAGCCGATTCCGCTAAGATCATCGGTTTAGCATGATCTTTGGCAAATTTAAGCATGCTCAACACATTGAAATCATAATCGAAATTCTGGGGTGTGGCATTCAAGTTGCCATTGCTATCGCGACGCAGCACATAGCCTTTGCACTGGTTGGTTTGGGTGTCAAAGCCAATTCCAGGTGTGCCGTTGTATTGATATGCCCCTTGGTCGTAAATTGGTAGACATACTTCGTGATTAAATACTGAGAGGCCAATCCAATCGACATTAGTATCGCCTGGATAGAGCTGGGCAAACTCGCCGCGCACTGGGTGATAGATGAACTCTACATTGCCAGCGGTTGCTCGGCTGCGAATCAATTGTGCTACGTAGTTATAGGCATTTTTGTAGGAGCTACAATCGCTGCTTGTACAGTGGAAGGCTGAACTCACTTCATAATCGATGCGCAGCAAAAATTTGCCATTTGGATGACTATTGATATAGTCGATTAATGGTTGAAAATTGCTGTTATAACGACCTGTGGCGATATCGAGCGTGGCTTGGCGCGAGGCTGGTGCATTATCACCTGTGCCGCTCCAACCTGGCGGGTTATCCTTCCAACTTACGCCGATTTGAATATATTGATTGCGGGCAGCTAGAAAATCGGCGTATTGGCGATGAATTTCAACGCCATTTTTGCCTTGATTGAATTTTGCTCCGCGTACCTCGTAGTAAATCGAGCCACCTGCGGGCGTGCCGCCAAGTTGACTAAAATTTTCCCAAGCTCGTTGATTGGATTGACCAATTAGTAGCTGTGGCTGAGCCGGAATTGCTGCTAACGGCGCTTGATTGGCCGTGGCATGGGCACTCCCTACGAGTAATCCAAGCAGGAATAAACTCCAGATCCAGCGATTGTGCAACCAGCGCAGCATATTTGCTCCTTTGCAAAAAAGGGTGGTAGGTTGGCTACCACCCTAAGAATTAAGCTTTTTAGCGGGTGAATGTGATCCAGTCGAGGTCAGCGATAGAGCCAGTGTCATTGGCCTTCCAAACCACATAGACATCGCGGGTGCCAGTTGGCCCGTTGCTGACATTGAAATTGATGGTTTGGAAGGCATCCCAGCCGCCTGTGCCGTTCATGCCTGGGCTGGCTAATAATGGGCCAGTTGGGCTATCGAGGCGCACTTCAAGCACATAGGCGACGCTGCGTGGTGAGCTATAGCGCAAGCTGACGAGTTGCGGGCGTGAGCTACCAAAATTTACGCCGCTGAGCTTAATCCAATCGCCATTGTTGGAATAGCCAACTTTGGCTCCAGCACTGGCGACTCCTGAGCTAACGATTTGCAAGCCACTTTGGCTATTGAAGCTTTCGGCTTCGATGCGGGCATAAGCATCACGCCCGCCTGCTGGTTGGGTTGCGGTTGGTTGTGGTTGATTAGGTGTCGCAGTTGGTTGTGGTTGATTTGGCGTGGCAGTTGGTTGTGGCGAGCCAGTGCCATTAACATAGATCGATTTTTTGAGTTCATTGATAAAATTGGTGCGAATGCTGGCTTGGGCTTGGATTCGTGAATCGCCCCAATAGCCGTTGGGACAGCCAGTGCCGCCAGGTTGGCCGACACATTTCCACAGGGTTTGGCTTTCCCAGTTGGTGTTAATGTAGGCAACTGCGCGAATCACATCGCTGTTGGCTTGGATATAGGCAAAGAATGGCGCATACCATTGTGACCAAATTTCGCTCGCGTTCGTGCCAGTTGGCGCATTGGCAAACAAACAATTTTTGGTCAAGAGGCTGGTGGAATAGCCTTGGGGCGAAGCTTCGGCGATCATCACGGGCTTGCTACGGGCGCGGGCAAAGTTCAAAATACGATTTTGCAATTCGACCGGAGCGATGCTCGTGGCTTGACATGACCATTGGGTGCCAACCGAGCCGCTGTTGTAGAAGGCCGACATCCCGACCCAATCGACATAGGCATCACCTGGATACCAGACATCAAAGTGATCGTTGGTGGTCACAATATAATTCCATTCAGGATGATCAGGATGTTCGTTCAGCGGCCAGGCTGCTGATTGCCAAACCGTAGCAACTTGGGTTGCGCCCAAGGCATCGATCCGGCCTTTGATATAACGAAAAGCCTCTTTGTAGAAGTCGGCGCTATAGCAATTCCATGGGCCATCGTATTCGTAGCCGATGCGCAAAAAGACTTGACGATTGTAGCTTTTGAGTTTGTTGATCAACTCATCAACTTTGGCACGATATTGGTTGATCAGGCTAGGATTGCCAGCGGTTACATCGGCATCGTTGCGGCCCATAATTGCCCGCAATGGTTGGTTATTACAGCCAGTCGAGCTATCCGAGAGATACAAGCCAATCGCCAAAGCTGCATTGGGATATTGGCTCAGGGTGGTATCGAAATTTACCTCGCCTGCGCCCCAATTGGCCGAACCATACATTCCGGCCATGGCTGGTGGATCGCCGCCAAGCAACAAATTGGTGTAGAGCGTCACGCCGCCTGGTTGGGGTGCGCCAAAACCGCCATTGATCACTTGGTTTTTATAATCGGTTAGGGTTGTGCTATCTTGCCCCATAAAAAACAAGATTTTGCCGTTGGCGGGGAGATTGCGGCCACCGACCGCCGCATAGGTGGGGTAGACGTTCAGGTTTAGGGCAATCATTGCCAAAAGGACAACAACAGCAGCGACGGTGCGAAGATGATTGGGCCTCATGCTGATTTCCTTTCTGGAATAAGCGACTTTGCTATAATGCCTCTATCAATGAGCCAATTTGCTGATTTCCACTTCCTGATTACCAGCAAATTCTTAATCTATTATTAAATAAATCAACGATTTAGGCTTGTGTAAAAAAGACAGTGATTTGGCAATTTGGAACATCCTCGCAGTGGAGGCAGGCAATGCAGCGTACCCACCATCCAACAATTGGGGTTTTGGCCGGCTGGCAGATGTATGATGGCTCGTTGCCGCATAGTTATCTTGCGCCTGCCTACCAAGGGATCGCCGCTGCTGCCCGCGACTATCGTTGCAATTTGCTGATGGCATGTGGGATTAATCGTATGCCCTATGTGCCACGTCCGGCTTGGCCTGGCTTAGCTGCGAGTATGGATTTTATTCCGGTTGGGCCGTGGAATACCGCTGGTTTGATTATTTTTCCGGGGACGATGCTGAATGAGCAGCCCGAATTTTGGGCCGATTTGACTGCTAGTGGCCATCCAACCGTCTGTGTTTCGCGCGGTGGCTTGGGGCGTACCTTGGCGATCGATGGCGCAAGCGGGGTGATTCAGGCGCTTGAGCATTTGCTCGAACATGGTCATCGCCAAATTGCCTTGTTGCAAGGCAAACTTGATGTGCCAAGTGATGGCGAGGAACGTTTGCGGGCCTTCGAGCACTATCATCAGCAGCATGGCTTGGTGCTCGATCCACGTTTGATTGCCGAAGGCGACTTTACCCAATTGGGTGGTGAGTTGGCGATGCAGCGCATTTTGCAAGCGGGAGTTTCATTTAGTGCAGTGCTGGCTAGCAATGATGCTATGGCGATTGGAGCCTTGGCGGCGTTGCAACGGGCGGGTTTGCAGGTTCCTAACGATGTGGCCTTGATTGGTTTTGATGATCAATTGATTGCGCGAGCACAAATGCCACCCTTGACCACGATTCGCCAGCCAATTTTTGAAATGGGCTATCGGGCTTTGGAATGGCTGCTTGAGCAGATTCATGGCCAAACTGATGCGCATGAACTTGAGTTGTTTCCGGCACGGTTGGTGGTGCGTGACTCCTGTGGTTGTGGCTCGATTAAGCGTTTGCAACAAACGGAGCTTGAATCAATAACCCAAGCCCAAGTAGTTGGACAATTTAGCCAAACCCTCCTTACCATGACCATGCAGCTGACAACCAACGAAATTCAGCGTTATGCCGCGCAATTAATTGAGGCGTTGTGGGGAAGTTTGACTGCCCACAACGAACAATCATTTTGGCTCGCACTCGATGAACTGTTGCATGAGCTTGACCAGCGTGAGAATGATTGGGATGCGTGGCAAACTGCGCTTGATCAGCTTGAAGTAGCCGTCGAACAATCTGCCGATTTCAGCCAAACCCAACGCGATTTGGCGCACTCAATCTTGCGGCGCTGTCAATTGCGGTTGAGCGAACGGTTGCGGCGTGATGGAGTGCGCGGTTTAGTTCAACAAATTCATGCTGCTGATACGCTTGGTATGATGACGACCCAACTGACGACCGCCACCACTGAGGCGCAGATCTATCAAATTTTGGCTGAATGGCTGCCCCGTTTGGGCATCAGTGCTACCCATATCAATTTTTACGAGCCAAGGGCGGGCGATCCGGTGGCATGGTGTCGCGGTGGTAGCCTAGCCAATGGCGGTTTAAGCTTGAATTATCACTTTGCTAGTCGCCAATTTCCGCCAACTCAGTTGCTAAACGCTGAGCCTCGCCAATTAACCCTTTTGCCATTAATTATCCCCGACAGCAGCAATGGCTTTGTGGCCTTTGAAACCAACTCGTTGGGGGCTTGTGCTGCGGTGGTGATGCAATTGGCTTCGGCCTTGCGCAGTGCTCGTTTATATCAACAGGCCCAAGAGGCTAATCGGCTTAAAAGTCGTTTTTTATCGATGGTTAGCCATGAATTATGTACACCATTGACATTAATTGTTGGGTTAAGCGAGATGTTGCTTGCCCAAGAACAACCTAATCCCGTTCAATCGCTCAGCGATCTTGAGCGGATTCACTTGAGTTCGCAGCACTTGGGGCGTTTGCTGCGCGATGTATTGGATCTTGCCAGTAGCGATTATGGTCAATTACGTTTGGAGCATAAACCTGTTGATTTACAAGCAGTGTTTGAGGTGGTGCGGCTTTCTGGCGAGCAATTAGCCCATTCCAAAGGGCTGAATTGGCAGGCCGACATCCCAACAGAGCTCCCGCAAGTGTGGGGTGATCAAACTCGTTTAGCTCAAATTGCCCTCAATTTAATTAGCAATGCCGTGAAATTTACCCTGCGTGGCACGGTTCGCTTACAGATACAAGTCGCTGATTCAACGATTATCACCACGGTCAGCGATACTGGGTTGGGGATTGCCGAGGCTGACCAAGGTTTGATTTTCGATGAATTTCGGCGCTTGGATCATGGTCATAGTGGTGGTTTAGGCTTAGGTTTGGCAATCGCCAAGCGACTGGTTGAAGGCCATGGCGGCACGATTGGTCTGAATTCGACATTGGGGGTTGGTTCGGATTTCTTTTTTACCCTGCCAATTTTAGCACCTGCCAACCTAAATGTACCGCAATCAAGTGAATTAGCAGCCTTTGGCTTGCCTGAAACTGAAACCAACAATCTGCCGCGCCAGATTTTGGTGGTTGATGATGAAGCCTTAGTTTTGGATTTGCATGTGCGAATGTTGCAAAGCCGTTTGCCAGCTGATCGAATTATTCCGGCCCAGAGTGGCCAAGAAGCCTTGGTCTTAATGCAGCAGCTTGCGCTTGATCTCGTGATTCTTGATTTGATGATGCCGGAACTTGATGGCTTTGCAGTGCTTGACGTGATGCGCTCTAAGGAATCGTTGCGCCAACTGCCAGTGATCGTGCTTTCGGCCCAGATGTTGACCGAACCAGCCATGATTCGGCTGAGCCAGAGCGTTACAACTGTGTTGGTCAAGGGCATGTTTAACGCTCACGAAATTCAGGCCTATGTTGAAGAAGCACTGTCGCAACATCCACAAAGCAGTTATGAAACTCGGCGGATGGTGCGCAAAGCTATGGCTTGGATTCATGCCAATTATGCTGAGCCATTGACTCGTGAAGATTTGGCACGGTATGTTGGGGTTAGTGAGCGCCATTTGACCCGTTGTTTTCGGACGCAAGTTGGCGTAACTCCGATGGCCTATCTTAACCGCTATCGGGTTACGCGGGCCAAAGAGCTATTGCAAACCACCGATACGAGCATTACCGCGATTGCTTTGGCCACAGGTTTTAGCGATAGCGCT encodes the following:
- a CDS encoding phosphatase PAP2 family protein — its product is MQQAPTKPRWQPDLSETTFNGLRALLISSAATLGLIAIFWWLTSLINPEISQFDRAGLAGGFWLRTQLPYLNPIFHLATWLGTLYGLALQTLIVGYWLYRRKPTAWRSRLSVIVLALLGAAIWMTLLKQGFARPRPSIFEPAYQISTYSFPSGHAMAAAAWYGSMAIALSYGHTQSRRWGIIIGLAAMAVLIGTSRVVFAVHYPTDISAGWIGGIAWLACLRAVWHGISWQRQRRQLN
- a CDS encoding carbohydrate-binding protein, whose translation is MLRWLHNRWIWSLFLLGLLVGSAHATANQAPLAAIPAQPQLLIGQSNQRAWENFSQLGGTPAGGSIYYEVRGAKFNQGKNGVEIHRQYADFLAARNQYIQIGVSWKDNPPGWSGTGDNAPASRQATLDIATGRYNSNFQPLIDYINSHPNGKFLLRIDYEVSSAFHCTSSDCSSYKNAYNYVAQLIRSRATAGNVEFIYHPVRGEFAQLYPGDTNVDWIGLSVFNHEVCLPIYDQGAYQYNGTPGIGFDTQTNQCKGYVLRRDSNGNLNATPQNFDYDFNVLSMLKFAKDHAKPMILAESAPMNFAPGQNSNGTEADAMVTTWVQRMFGLMSYNGPLPNQEGSHNLSGVVKAIVYMNIDMRYGWDGYYGQSGFEFPYDANWFNNAQLTDYSQARQTFCTNLSNRGFSTRCGGTPQPSATPNQPQPSATPTPPASGRDAYSRIEAESFNGQNGLQIVNSGVASGGAKVGYSNTGDWIKLSGVNFANTRPQQVVLRYSSPRTTAYVLEVRLDSPTGSLLASPGMNGTGGWDNFQTLSFNLSNATTGTRDVYVVWRANDSGSIADLDWLSFTR
- a CDS encoding carbohydrate-binding protein — protein: MRPNHLRTVAAVVVLLAMIALNLNVYPTYAAVGGRNLPANGKILFFMGQDSTTLTDYKNQVINGGFGAPQPGGVTLYTNLLLGGDPPAMAGMYGSANWGAGEVNFDTTLSQYPNAALAIGLYLSDSSTGCNNQPLRAIMGRNDADVTAGNPSLINQYRAKVDELINKLKSYNRQVFLRIGYEYDGPWNCYSADFYKEAFRYIKGRIDALGATQVATVWQSAAWPLNEHPDHPEWNYIVTTNDHFDVWYPGDAYVDWVGMSAFYNSGSVGTQWSCQATSIAPVELQNRILNFARARSKPVMIAEASPQGYSTSLLTKNCLFANAPTGTNASEIWSQWYAPFFAYIQANSDVIRAVAYINTNWESQTLWKCVGQPGGTGCPNGYWGDSRIQAQASIRTNFINELKKSIYVNGTGSPQPTATPNQPQPTATPNQPQPTATQPAGGRDAYARIEAESFNSQSGLQIVSSGVASAGAKVGYSNNGDWIKLSGVNFGSSRPQLVSLRYSSPRSVAYVLEVRLDSPTGPLLASPGMNGTGGWDAFQTINFNVSNGPTGTRDVYVVWKANDTGSIADLDWITFTR
- a CDS encoding substrate-binding domain-containing protein; the protein is MQRTHHPTIGVLAGWQMYDGSLPHSYLAPAYQGIAAAARDYRCNLLMACGINRMPYVPRPAWPGLAASMDFIPVGPWNTAGLIIFPGTMLNEQPEFWADLTASGHPTVCVSRGGLGRTLAIDGASGVIQALEHLLEHGHRQIALLQGKLDVPSDGEERLRAFEHYHQQHGLVLDPRLIAEGDFTQLGGELAMQRILQAGVSFSAVLASNDAMAIGALAALQRAGLQVPNDVALIGFDDQLIARAQMPPLTTIRQPIFEMGYRALEWLLEQIHGQTDAHELELFPARLVVRDSCGCGSIKRLQQTELESITQAQVVGQFSQTLLTMTMQLTTNEIQRYAAQLIEALWGSLTAHNEQSFWLALDELLHELDQRENDWDAWQTALDQLEVAVEQSADFSQTQRDLAHSILRRCQLRLSERLRRDGVRGLVQQIHAADTLGMMTTQLTTATTEAQIYQILAEWLPRLGISATHINFYEPRAGDPVAWCRGGSLANGGLSLNYHFASRQFPPTQLLNAEPRQLTLLPLIIPDSSNGFVAFETNSLGACAAVVMQLASALRSARLYQQAQEANRLKSRFLSMVSHELCTPLTLIVGLSEMLLAQEQPNPVQSLSDLERIHLSSQHLGRLLRDVLDLASSDYGQLRLEHKPVDLQAVFEVVRLSGEQLAHSKGLNWQADIPTELPQVWGDQTRLAQIALNLISNAVKFTLRGTVRLQIQVADSTIITTVSDTGLGIAEADQGLIFDEFRRLDHGHSGGLGLGLAIAKRLVEGHGGTIGLNSTLGVGSDFFFTLPILAPANLNVPQSSELAAFGLPETETNNLPRQILVVDDEALVLDLHVRMLQSRLPADRIIPAQSGQEALVLMQQLALDLVILDLMMPELDGFAVLDVMRSKESLRQLPVIVLSAQMLTEPAMIRLSQSVTTVLVKGMFNAHEIQAYVEEALSQHPQSSYETRRMVRKAMAWIHANYAEPLTREDLARYVGVSERHLTRCFRTQVGVTPMAYLNRYRVTRAKELLQTTDTSITAIALATGFSDSAHFSHVFQKIAGSSPSAFRRNPVAEPS